The Falco cherrug isolate bFalChe1 unplaced genomic scaffold, bFalChe1.pri scaffold_101, whole genome shotgun sequence genome includes a region encoding these proteins:
- the LOC129735019 gene encoding ribosome-binding protein 1-like, producing MDVYDPQMLNLVLFGGLMVVSAIGIFLVFTFMEKVLRPSEEALAKQGKGLKKTQQKEKEKKKKEEAVEKKGKGKKNQEKPNGQVPEAHQSAPVVSSVTIKKSNVLPAHEEQKHNGPVKKVAASKKKSEPAPADSDGPLHLPYKTLVSTVSSTVFGEGEAQRLIEILTEKAGIVQDTWHAAKQKGDPVTVLKRQLEEKEKQLATKQEAAAAARNRVEELSQELAAERAKATAVEGKLKEQLLAREQEMAAVQARVQASYQDHVSETQQLQGKIRTLQEQLENGPDTQLARLQQENSILSDAFCQIRSQMESKQNAEVARLQEWCGKLMNELSEKSEVLRQEEQLRKSWKMKVAALERQMEQLQEKLGKKKKRKNRGQAASELQERLKVTQDQLAKGRLKKCKEQLQETGEEDSLKEGTSV from the exons ATGGATGTCTATGACCCTCAGATGCTGAATCTTGTGCTCTTTGGAGGTCTGATGGTGGTATCAGCCATCGGGATCTTCCTGGTGTTCACCTTCATGGAGAAGGTCCTCCGTCCTTCTGAGGAAGCCTTGGCCAAGCAAGGCAAAGGGCTTAAGAAgactcagcagaaggaaaaagagaaaaagaagaaagaggaagctgttgagaaaaaaggaaaaggaaagaaaaatcaagagaaacCTAATGGACAGGTCCCAGAGGCGCACCAAAGTGCTCCAGTGGTCAGCTCTGTCaccataaagaaaagcaatgttctTCCAGCCCATGAGGAGCAGAAGCATAATGGACCTGTCAAGAAGGTGGCTGCATCCAAGAAGAAGAGCGAGCCAG cacctgcgGACTCGGATGGGCCCCTCCACCTGCCCTACAAGACGCTCGTGTCCACGGTCAGCAGCACGGTGTTCGGCGAGGGGGAGGCCCAGCGGCTCATCGAGATCCTGACGGAGAAAGCGGGCATCGTCCAGGACACCTGGCACGCG GCCAAGCAGAAGGGTGACCCTGTCACTGTCCTGAAACgccagctggaggagaaggagaagcagctcgCCAccaagcaggaggctgcagccgcTGCCAGAAACAGGGTGGAGGAGCTGAGCCAG GAGCTGGCGGCCGAGCGGGCCAAGGCGACGGCCGTGGAGGGCaagctgaaggagcagctgctggcccgCGAGCAGGAGATGGCAGCGGTGCAGGCACGCGTGCAGGCCAGCTACCAGGACCATGTCAGCGAAacgcagcagctgcagggcaag ATCCGcaccctgcaggagcagctggagaatggCCCCGACACGCAGCTGGCtcgcctgcagcaggagaactccATCCTGAGCGATGCCTTCTGCCAGATCAGAAGTCAGATGGAGAGCAA GCAAAACGCTGAGGTGGCCAGGTTACAGGAGTGGTGCGGCAAGCTGATGAACGAGCTGTCTGAGAAGTCAGAGGTGCTGCggcaagaggagcagctgaggaagagctggaagatgAAAGTGGCGGCCTTGGAGAGGcagatggagcagctgcag gaaaaactaggaaaaaaaaaaaaaagaaagaaccgGGGCCAGGCAGCAAGCGAACTACAGGAGCGACTGAAGGTTACCCAGgaccaactggccaaagggagaCTGAAGAAGTGTAAAGAACAGCTTCAGGAAACG ggggaagaggacagTTTGAAGGAAGGGACTTCAGTCTGA
- the LOC129735015 gene encoding ribosome-binding protein 1-like: MDVYDPQMLNLVLFGGLMVVSAIGIFLVFTFMEKVLRPSEEALAKQGKGLKKTQQKEKEKKKKEEAVEKKGKGKKNQEKPNGQVPEAHQSAPVVSSVTIKKSNVLPAHEEQKHNGPVKKVAASKKKSEPAPADSDGPLHLPYKTLVSTVSSTVFGEGEAQRLIEILTEKAGIVQDSWHAAKQKGDPVTVLKRQLAEKEKQLATKQEAAAAARNKVEELSQELAAERAKATAVEGKLKEQLLAREQEMAAVQARVQASYQDHVSETQQLQGKIRTLQEQLESGPDTQLARLQQENSILSDAFCQIRSQMESKQNAEVARLQEWCGKLMNELSEKSEVLRQEEQLRKSWKMKVAALERQMEQLQEKLGKKKKRKNRGQAASELQERLKVTQDQLAKGRLKKCKEQLQETGEEDSLKEGTSV, translated from the exons ATGGATGTCTATGACCCTCAGATGCTGAATCTTGTGCTCTTTGGAGGTCTGATGGTGGTATCAGCCATCGGGATCTTCCTGGTGTTCACCTTCATGGAGAAGGTCCTCCGTCCTTCTGAGGAAGCCTTGGCCAAGCAAGGCAAAGGGCTTAAGAAgactcagcagaaggaaaaagagaaaaagaagaaagaggaagctgttgagaaaaaaggaaaaggaaagaaaaatcaagagaaacCTAATGGACAGGTCCCAGAGGCGCACCAAAGTGCTCCAGTGGTCAGCTCTGTCaccataaagaaaagcaatgttctTCCAGCCCATGAGGAGCAGAAGCATAATGGACCTGTCAAGAAGGTGGCTGCATCCAAGAAGAAGAGCGAGCCAG cacctgcgGACTCGGATGGGCCCCTCCACCTGCCCTACAAGACGCTCGTGTCCACGGTCAGCAGCACGGTGTTCGGCGAGGGGGAGGCCCAGCGGCTCATCGAGATCCTGACGGAGAAAGCGGGCATCGTCCAGGACTCCTGGCACGCG GCCAAGCAGAAGGGTGACCCTGTCACTGTCCTGAAACGCCAGCTGGcggagaaggagaagcagctcgCCAccaagcaggaggctgcagccgctgccagaaacaaggtggaggagctgagccAG GAGCTGGCGGCCGAGCGGGCCAAGGCGACGGCCGTGGAGGGCaagctgaaggagcagctgctggcccgCGAGCAGGAGATGGCAGCGGTGCAGGCACGCGTGCAGGCCAGCTACCAGGACCATGTCAGCGAAacgcagcagctgcagggcaag ATCCGcaccctgcaggagcagctggagagtgGCCCCGACACGCAGCTGGCtcgcctgcagcaggagaactccATCCTGAGCGATGCCTTCTGCCAGATCAGAAGTCAGATGGAGAGCAA GCAAAACGCTGAGGTGGCCAGGTTACAGGAGTGGTGCGGCAAGCTGATGAACGAGCTGTCTGAGAAGTCAGAGGTGCTGCggcaagaggagcagctgaggaagagctggaagatgAAAGTGGCGGCCTTGGAGAGGcagatggagcagctgcag gaaaaactaggaaaaaaaaaaaaaagaaagaaccgGGGCCAGGCAGCAAGCGAACTACAGGAGCGACTGAAGGTTACCCAGgaccaactggccaaagggagaCTGAAGAAGTGTAAAGAACAGCTTCAGGAAACG ggggaagaggacagTTTGAAGGAAGGGACTTCAGTCTGA